One window from the genome of Crassostrea angulata isolate pt1a10 chromosome 2, ASM2561291v2, whole genome shotgun sequence encodes:
- the LOC128172756 gene encoding uncharacterized protein LOC128172756, translating to MDTLFELTEDEKKMRTNFFSSPTFTMAEASSLANCTRLCLGPVQVKSIGETGVVSTGSRRREVQLAMEGRSALLTLWGKDTYLEVVTGELYIVQNIVPSNDFNKQRCYSSTPLTKFETYESAELMEHFEGVVQSVSFTSNLIEIQDHMFTISKNNLAKIFPGGNSSL from the exons ATGGACACCCTGTTTGAGTTGACAGAAGATGAGAAGAAAATGAGGACAAATTTCTTTTCTTCTCCTACATTCACTATGGCTGAAGCATCCTCGTTGGCTAACTGCACGAGACTCTGCCTTGGTCCGGTCCAAGTAAAAAGT ATTGGTGAGACCGGTGTAGTTTCTACCGGGTCAAGGCGGAGAGAGGTGCAGTTGGCAATGGAGGGCAGATCTGCTCTCCTTACCCTCTGGGGTAAGGACACATATCTTGAAGTCGTTACTGGGGAGCTGTACATCGTACAGAATATAGTCCCCAGTAACGACTTTAACAAACAGCGTTGTTATTCTTCTACACCCCTAACAAAGTTTGAG ACTTACGAAAGCGCGGAGTTGATGGAACATTTTGAAGGGGTGGTGCAATCGGTATCGTTTACCAG CAATCTCATCGAAATCCAGGATCACATGTTTACAATATCCAAGAACAACCTGGCGAAGATTTTCCCTGGGGGAAATTCAAGTTTGTAG